One window from the genome of Pelobates fuscus isolate aPelFus1 chromosome 13, aPelFus1.pri, whole genome shotgun sequence encodes:
- the ZNF770 gene encoding zinc finger protein 770, whose product MFRNQQCRTPKRPPRKRPYTCDSCPKLFETPSKLARHYLTHTGQKPYQCQDCNKTFRQLVHLERHKVTHTLPFQCNVCHRHFKNMETFSRHQQTHKDQVKTAKKASALRLKKCRTVPAFCFGCQRFFATEDKRLHHECNFENATDGWKLENQMCERCNKVFPSRSKLERHMLVHTGQKPFPCAQCGKSFRQKTHLQIHELTHVQEKPFQCSHCFKSFKTQGKLLKHEEVHTQQINFQSMLNIGKGSLTATSEVKEEPDEVYSVYVIPFQCPACDQCFETQQTLDRHTCFIREDGKAIHCHQKNIKREGYVRKRRRLRLMEIIKDTLPGHSQTIEGNLKNEQLERKEDLQTCDLECRDIDTSINIFKSHRKQKVKRLSQDMGKAQMFLESHFQGDLNQEYGLHLQGFQGNPDAETTAGTFYVSNHDGPGDNNDTLHYFLQGAQGVLVQRPNVSKCDQCEKVFPSLSKLRRHYLIHTGQKPFACTECGNRFRQAAHLKRHQVTHIKKVTSHEAHGSSGGLYLQEEQMGYQPPLDYATSPVENLQGLDQITTCTIAEIKVEIEPTSEDIPRSPKIICRKPKTRMPRDRITNPNTECSMRTMGTWGSVKTYSCSVCTKTFLSPSKLERHYLMHAGQRPFECQDCGKTFRQDPHLKRHQLMHVRVKE is encoded by the coding sequence ATGTTCAGGAACCAGCAGTGTAGGACTCCGAAGAGACCTCCCAGAAAGAGGCCCTACACCTGCGATTCCTGCCCGAAACTGTTTGAGACCCCTTCTAAACTGGCCAGGCATTATCTTACTCATACCGGTCAAAAGCCCTACCAGTGTCAGGATTGCAATAAGACGTTTCGGCAGCTTGTTCACCTCGAGAGGCACAAGGTTACCCACACGCTGCCTTTCCAGTGCAATGTTTGTCACCGTCACTTCAAAAACATGGAGACGTTTTCAAGGCACCAGCAGACGCATAAAGATCAAGTGAAAACCGCAAAAAAGGCATCAGCTCTCCGTCTAAAGAAATGCAGAACAGTTCCTGCTTTTTGTTTTGGTTGTCAGAGGTTTTTTGCTACTGAAGACAAAAGATTACATCATGAGTGTAACTTTGAAAATGCTACTGATGGCTGGAAACTTGAAAATCAGATGTGCGAAAGGTGCAACAAAGTGTTTCCGTCACGATCGAAGTTGGAGAGGCACATGCTTGTACACACTGGCCAGAAACCTTTTCCTTGTGCTCAGTGTGGCAAATCCTTCAGACAAAAGACTCACCTCCAAATCCATGAGCTTACGCACGTTCAGGAAAAGCCTTTCCAGTGTAGCCATTGTTTTAAGTCCTTTAAGACGCAAGGGAAACTACTCAAGCATGAAGAGGTTCATACtcaacaaattaatttccaaagtATGTTAAATATAGGAAAAGGCTCATTGACTGCAACTTCAGAAGTTAAAGAAGAGCCTGATGAGGTCTACTCTGTGTATGTTATTCCATTCCAATGCCCTGCATGTGATCAATGCTTTGAGACCCAGCAAACTCTAGACCGCCATACATGTTTCATAAGAGAAGATGGGAAAGCAATCCACTGCCACCAAAAAAACATAAAGCGAGAAGGATATGTAAGGAAGAGGAGAAGACTAAGACTGATGGAGATAATCAAGGATACGCTCCCAGGACATTCACAAACTATAGAGGGAAACCTGAAAAACGAACAATTGGAAAGGAAAGAAGACCTGCAGACATGTGATCTTGAATGCAGAGATATTGACACCtccataaatatatttaaatcacaTCGTAAACAAAAAGTCAAGAGGCTAAGTCAAGATATGGGGAAAGCGCAAATGTTCCTGGAGTCACACTTTCAGGGAGATCTAAACCAAGAATATGGGCTCCATTTGCAAGGATTTCAAGGAAACCCAGATGCTGAGACCACCGCCGGTACTTTCTATGTGTCAAATCACGATGGTCCCGGGGATAACAATGACACACTGCACTATTTCCTTCAGGGTGCTCAAGGTGTTTTAGTCCAAAGGCCCAACGTTAGTAAGTGCGACCAGTGTGAAAAAGTTTTCCCATCTTTGTCCAAGTTACGAAGACATTATCTTATCCACACTGGACAAAAACCATTTGCGTGCACTGAATGTGGAAATAGGTTCCGTCAAGCTGCTCATTTAAAAAGGCACCAAGTAACTCACATAAAGAAAGTTACTTCTCACGAGGCACATGGTTCTTCTGGAGGTCTGTACCTGCAAGAGGAACAGATGGGGTATCAACCCCCACTAGATTATGCCACAAGTCCAGTGGAAAACTTGCAAGGGCTTGATCAAATCACAACATGCACAATTGCGGAAATAAAGGTAGAAATAGAACCCACCAGTGAAGACATCCCGAGGTCTCCAAAAATAATTTGCAGGAAGCCCAAGACACGTATGCCAAGAGATCGGATTACAAACCCTAATACAGAGTGCTCCATGAGGACAATGGGAACCTGGGGGTCAGTAAAGACCTACAGTTGCAGTGTCTGCACCAAGACCTTCCTGTCCCCTTCCAAACTTGAGAGACACTATCTCATGCATGCAGGGCAGAGACCATTTGAGTGTCAAGATTGTGGTAAAACATTTCGTCAGGACCCACACTTGAAACGACATCAGCTCATGCATGTACGGGTGAAGGAATAA